TTCAAAAAAATATGATGGCCAATGAAAACCGGTTTACAATTTTAGGTTTAGCGTTTGAAGTCGGTTTTAATTCCAAATCCGCTTTCTACAAAGCTTTCCAGAAACATTCCAAAATCACTCCAACCGAATTTATTCAGAAAATCAAAGCACAAAATTAGTCCTTCCCTTCACGCCGAGACGACTTTCCTGATAATATTCATTATTCTTTCTTTAAAGTAGCTTTATAAACTTTAAAAAGGAAAAAGTATGAAAGTAATTATCGGTTTATGGTTGGTTGTTTCGACGCTTTACGGTCAAGACGAACAATTTTTTAATGAAATGAAAACAGCGCTCACTATCCACGATACTTCTTCCACGCTTGAATCTGAAATGATGGCCATTAATGCTTTCGAGAAGGCGGCCGAACGTTATCCACTTCAATGGCTATCCTGTTTTTGGGCTTCGTATGTTCACTCCCAAATTGCCCGGCTATATATCAGGGATAAAAAATCAGACGCTGCAGTTCAAAGTTTTAAACAAGCTCAATTCTATTTTGATCAAATAAAGGTTAAAGCTAAATCGATGACCGTCAGAGAAAAATCCAGTACGATGGCGCTACAGTCACTGATCTATTTGCTTCAGATAAATTATTTGCCTCAAAAAAATTTACAGAAAGACGCGGCCAATGAACTCAGTACGAAAGCCAGTGGCGAATTGATTAAAGCCATTCAGACGGATCCGGCCAATCCCGTCGTATGGGTAATGATTGGCGTTAATTTAATTAGAGATGGAAAACAAGATAAGGACATAAAAAAAACTGTCGCGGGTAAGGTCCTTCTCGAAGCTGCAGAACGTGAGTTTAAATCAACAGCAGAGCACAGGAGTAAGACCACTAACTTCAATAGCGAATGGTTGCCTTTTTGGATACCGGAAGCTAACCGACAATTACAATAAAAGTTACAAACCCCCTGATTCAAAGTTTTCAGGGGTTTTTTATTTATTAATTGAACCATTATCAGAAAACTGATAATGACCCTTGCGTGATATTCCTTTTTTTGAAATGTAAATCCCATATTTTCAACGGCTATTGAATCCCTCTTTTAGGCGCGTTATTTGTCTTAATCAAATAACGCTTTTTTAGTTTTGATGGATTTTCTATGACGTTATTTAAAGAAATTCGCTTCTATTTACTGATTGCCGTCTTATTGTTTATGGTCGTGCCGGATAATTCAGACAACCACATTCCTGTAGCGCAGCGTCCATTTTTTCCGGCGAATTTTATAAAGGAACGTTATTCAGAGATCGAACGATCATTGGAAGTCGTTGTAACGCTGACACGCGAAGAAAATCTTGAGCTGATCAATACCTTAGAAAATTTGTATATCCGGATTCCTCAGCCGTCTCTGCAAGCGGCCATAGTCCGGATCAACGGGAAGGTCCAAAAAAATGATGTTGAAATTCATTACTGAATCGCAGACATTTATAGCGACTCCTTTTGACCCGACAAAATTTTATGAAACTACGACTGTCGCTCAGAGCACGTATTATAATTTTGTTCAGCCTTATTACAATTATATTAGCCGGTGTCATGTCTCAAGTCAGTTACTACACTGTACGAGCGATTTATTTGGATCAACTCACAGACCAGGTTAACTTGATTACGCGTTTGATTGTCGATGGACTCAATACGAAGTTTTTGCCTTTCCTGACCGTACAGGATTCGAAGAGTGCCGCTCACAGCTATTACAAAGATTATCTTCAGAACCGACAAACCGACCTCCAATTGCAAAATATTTTCATTTTCAATACAGCACTAGAAACGGTTCTCTCTTCCGATACATCTGACACGCGTGGGGTGCTTGAGCCTATCTTGCTAATCAATCGTACTGAGATCGAAAGGCTTACGATCGGTCAATCGGTGACATCATTACCATTTAACACGCAAGACGGCCATTGGTATTTGTGGGGTTTTTACCGTTTAGACGAAAATCATTTTTTGGGAATACGCGAAAATGCCGACCGACTCGCCAAAGTCGAAGACTTATCATGGATTTTTGTATGGATCGGGGCTGGAGGAATTGTACTTACTATTTTCAGTGCGCTTTTTGTAAGCCGGACATTAGCTAAACCGGTATACAGCTTGGTAGAGTTTAGTAAGTTGCTTGGGAAAGGCGATTGGAATACCCCCGTTCCGAAAGGAATCAAAGGTGAATTATCGATACTGGCACAAGCAATGGATGGAATGAGGGGCGACCTTGTACAACGCCAAAAAGAGAAAGAAACTATGTTGGCACAAATTGCACATGAAATCCGTAATCCTTTGGGCGGTGTGGAACTTCTGGCAGGCCTGATCAAAGAAGATTTGAATCGTGACCAAAAAAACGTCAGTTATGCACAGAAAATTCTAGACGAAATTACCGGACTAAAATCGCTGATCAATGCTTACATCAATTACGGTCGCCCCGCAACTCCTGAATCGGAATGGGTGAATATTCCGCATTTCGTCAAAGACGTCAAAGAAGTATTCAAAAAAGAACTACAGGAAAAAAAGCTGCGGTGTGAATATGAAGGCTCTGCCGCATTGATCTGGTTCGATCCCCATCATTTCCGGCAAATTTTAATTAACTTAATTGCCAATGCGATCCACATCATGCCATCCGGCGGTTTGATTATGATACGTTCTTACATTCACGGTTCTCTCATTATGGTAGAGATAATTGACGAAGGCCCCGGTGTACCGGGCCCTAATCCCGAAAGAGTATTCGAACCCTTTTATACAACGCAAGCTCAAGGCGCTGGACTTGGACTCGCTATTTGCAAAAAACTGTGCGCAGAAAATAACGCGGCAATTCATTTGCAGAATAACGCTCACAAAGGCTGCACGTTTACGATCACTAAAAAACTCA
This genomic stretch from bacterium harbors:
- a CDS encoding HAMP domain-containing histidine kinase, with product MKLRLSLRARIIILFSLITIILAGVMSQVSYYTVRAIYLDQLTDQVNLITRLIVDGLNTKFLPFLTVQDSKSAAHSYYKDYLQNRQTDLQLQNIFIFNTALETVLSSDTSDTRGVLEPILLINRTEIERLTIGQSVTSLPFNTQDGHWYLWGFYRLDENHFLGIRENADRLAKVEDLSWIFVWIGAGGIVLTIFSALFVSRTLAKPVYSLVEFSKLLGKGDWNTPVPKGIKGELSILAQAMDGMRGDLVQRQKEKETMLAQIAHEIRNPLGGVELLAGLIKEDLNRDQKNVSYAQKILDEITGLKSLINAYINYGRPATPESEWVNIPHFVKDVKEVFKKELQEKKLRCEYEGSAALIWFDPHHFRQILINLIANAIHIMPSGGLIMIRSYIHGSLIMVEIIDEGPGVPGPNPERVFEPFYTTQAQGAGLGLAICKKLCAENNAAIHLQNNAHKGCTFTITKKLNISVY